In the Bremerella alba genome, one interval contains:
- a CDS encoding DoxX family protein: MFKKLFASSVGKSVLLIRLMVGLVFLSEGIQKFLFPATRGAGRFEKIGLPEPEFLGNFVGSFEIVCGLFIVLGLLTRLAVLPTITIMLVAIVSTKLPMLSEDGFWSMAHAARTDFAMLLGSIYLLIVGPGSLSIDHMLADRKSDST, translated from the coding sequence ATGTTCAAGAAACTATTCGCCAGTTCGGTTGGCAAAAGCGTTTTGCTCATTCGATTGATGGTCGGACTCGTTTTTCTTTCCGAAGGCATTCAGAAGTTTCTTTTCCCGGCAACGCGCGGTGCGGGTCGCTTCGAGAAAATCGGCCTGCCCGAACCGGAGTTCCTCGGTAACTTCGTGGGCTCGTTCGAGATCGTTTGCGGACTGTTTATTGTCCTTGGCCTGCTAACCCGCCTGGCCGTGCTTCCCACCATAACGATCATGTTGGTCGCCATCGTGTCGACCAAGTTGCCGATGCTCAGTGAAGATGGTTTCTGGTCGATGGCTCATGCGGCGCGGACCGACTTTGCGATGTTGTTGGGCTCGATCTATCTTCTGATCGTGGGGCCTGGGTCGCTTTCAATCGACCACATGCTGGCCGATCGCAAGTCGGACTCTACCTGA
- a CDS encoding class I SAM-dependent methyltransferase: protein MSEEVQAFWNQRFGRDEYVYGTSPNTFLKESIHHFPSGGNVLCLAEGEGRNALLLGQQGYQVHAVDLSTEGKSKAERLAAEHNTSLQYTICDLNDFDYGENRWDAIVSIFAHVDSVSRKNIYQKAMASLTEGGIFLLESYHPQQLQYGTGGPKDVDMLVTLEDLRPHFEGSKVLHEAELERDVSEGIFHTGNAYVTQWIVQKSST, encoded by the coding sequence ATGAGTGAAGAAGTTCAAGCGTTTTGGAATCAACGTTTTGGTCGCGACGAATACGTTTACGGAACGTCACCCAACACGTTTTTGAAAGAGTCGATCCATCATTTCCCCAGCGGCGGAAACGTCCTTTGCCTGGCCGAAGGGGAAGGTCGCAATGCCTTGCTGCTTGGTCAACAAGGCTATCAAGTGCACGCGGTCGATCTTTCAACGGAAGGAAAGTCCAAGGCCGAGCGTCTCGCTGCCGAGCACAACACGTCGCTGCAGTACACCATCTGCGACTTGAACGACTTCGACTACGGCGAGAACCGCTGGGACGCGATCGTGTCGATCTTCGCCCATGTTGATTCGGTTTCGCGAAAGAACATTTACCAGAAAGCGATGGCATCGCTTACCGAAGGTGGCATCTTTCTACTTGAGTCGTATCACCCCCAACAGCTTCAATACGGCACCGGTGGGCCCAAAGATGTCGACATGCTCGTCACGCTCGAAGACCTTCGTCCGCACTTTGAAGGTAGCAAGGTCTTGCACGAGGCCGAGCTGGAACGCGACGTCAGCGAAGGTATCTTCCATACGGGTAACGCCTATGTTACGCAGTGGATTGTGCAGAAGTCGTCGACTTAA